AACAAGCTTTACGACAGCATTCTTTCGGTGGAATCCTTGAAACTCCACTTGATGTCGCAAATTGCAAAGCTTAAAGATATTCATACCGCGCGCCAGATTTTCAGAGAGCGCATGAGCCACCTGGTGGGTAAAAGCCAGGCCATGCAACAGCTCCGCAAAACCGTAGAACGCGCCATCGTGCATACAGGCCCCGTGCTCATCGAAGGCGAAACCGGTGTCGGTAAAGAGCTAATCGCCCGCGCCGTCGGCTGCATGTACGAAAAGTTCATCACGGTCAACTGCAGCGCCATTCCCGAAAACCTGTTCGAAAGCGAACTTTTCGGACACACCCGTGGAGCATTCACGGGTGCTCAAAACGAACGCATCGGTCTTTTTGAGGCAGCCGACGGCGGCGCCATCTTCCTCGACGAAATTGGCGATATGCCCTTGCACGCCCAAGTCAAGCTTTTGCGCGTTTTGCAGAACAAGGAAATCCGCCCCCTCGGTTCCAACACGACCAAGCATATTGACGTCCGCATCATTGCGGCAACGAACAGAAACTTACAGCAAGAGATTGCCGAAAAGCGTTTCCGCGAAGACCTCTATTACCGTCTGAACGTGATTCCCATGCAAATCTCGCCGCTCCGCGACCGCAAAGAAGATATCGAAGACTTGGCGAATTACTTCATCCAGATTTACCAAGGCTCCGGCGAAAAATTCACGCTTTCAAATGCCGCGCTCCACAAGCTCCAGGAATACAATTGGCCGGGCAACATTCGTGAACTCGAAAACGTCATCCAGCGTGCGCTCTGCTTTACAAGCGCAGGCGCCCTGCAGCCCGAAGACCTTCACATCGATACGGTGAGTCCCGTTTCTTCGGCAGGCACCACCAAGCCAAATTCAAACAACCCGCACGCGAGCAACTCTTCCGACACCCCTTCGGAAAACATCTCTGCATACGAAAACTTCAGACAAATGCAACTAGCGCAAGAACGCGATTTCTTGATCAAGAAAATCCGCGAATGCAATGGTTCTGTCCGCGAAGCCGCACAAAAGCTCGGGCTATTCCGCACCGCCCTCTACAATCGCCTCAATCATCTCGGCGTAAACATCAAAGATTTATAATCAAGCTTCGGTCCAGTCTAGCAGACCTTTAGCCCTAGCATCGCTCGCCCGCTCACAACGCGCACATCCTTTTTCAATGACCATGATTCGGTCACAATACTTTTCGGCATATTCCACAGAATGCGTCGACACTAGAATTCCCATGCCGCGTTCTTTGGCCAATTTCTGCAAAAGCGTGAACAACTTACGACTGCGAGGAATATCCATAAAGGCATTCGGTTCATCGAGCAGCAGCACGTTTACTTGCTGGGCCACCGCCTGCGCCAAGTACACGCGACTCCGTTCGCCATCGCTCAATTCCGTGAGCCAACGGTCTTTAAACTTTTCAACTTCGAGCAAGGCGAGAGATTCGTTGACAAGGCGTTCATCTTCTTGGCTGCGTCCATCAAAAAGGCCCGCATAAGGCATACGGCCAAGTCCCACGAATTCGCTCACGTTCATGCGGTCACAAACGACGCCACCCATACGCACCAGCGTTATGAACTTGGCGCGTTCCCTGGCTGTCCACTGCGATTTTCCTTGCAGCAAAACCGTTCCCGACACCGGCTGCAAAAGCCCACACAAAGTCTTGAGGAAGGTACTTTTGCCCGAGCCGTTTTCGCCAAGCAAGGCAACCACCTCACCAGCCTTCAATTCAAAATCCACCGGAGTCACAAGCCCGACTGCATCGGAACGTTTATCTTGCTTGTAACCGATTACCAGGTTTTCGCACTGGAGAAGCACAGTATTCAAGGATTGATTCATCGGCGAAGTCCTCCACCGCGAACAATCACCCAGAGCACTACGGGAACACCCACCAAGCTAAGCACTGCATTCAACGGGAATTTCGAAAACTGCGAAGCAGCCAAACAAAGTACGACGCCGCACAAAGCCGACGCAGGCATTAAAACGCGATGGTTGCTCGTTTTGAACAACATAAAAGAAAGATGCGGAACAGCAATTCCGACAAACGCGACCGGACCGCAGAACGCCGTCGATGCCGCCGCCAAAAGCGAAGCACCCAGCAGTACCATTACGCGCCCCTGACGAACATTCACGCCCAAGCCCTTCGCAAAATCATCACCCATTCTGGCGGCATTCAAATAACGAATCGATAGTGCCACAAGAACAAGACCAACAACCGTACACAGCGCAAAAATCCAAATGCCATCGATCGTCAGGCGGCCAAAGCTACCCATTCCCCAGGACACATACACGCGCAATGATTCCGCGTCACTTCCCATAATCAAAAGGCTCACCAGGGCATCTATAAAGTATCCCATCAAGAGTCCCACAATCAAAAGGATGGTAGAGTTTTCAAACCTCGAGGCAACAAACATCACAATCGAAGTCACCACGAGCGCGCCAATGGCCGCACCCGACAATACTCCGAAATGTCCGAAGGTGAATCCAGCCAACAGCGAAAGCGCAACACCAAGGCTTGCGCCACTGCTAATGCCAAGCACGAAGGGGCCTGCCAGCGGGTTCCTAAATAGAGTCTGCAACGAAAGACCCGCCACAGCCAAGGAAATTCCAGAGAGAACCGCCGCCACTAGTCGGGGCACTCGAATTTGCCAAAAAATGCGGGTTTCTACGGAATCGTAATGAGAGCCATTAAAAGAAAGGTCAGACCACGACAGTCCGACCGCTCCAGAAAATAGCGTCAAATAAGAAAGGACGGCAATCAAAGCGATGAGCAGCGCAAATCCAACAAGGATTCTTTGATCGATGCCGCGCATCGCGAAGCCCCCAAGAAGACCTTACTTTTTCTTCTTGTTCTGGGGCTGTGCTGCAGCCTGCTTCAATTCCGCAGTCTGTTTCGGATCGCGGATATAAATTTCAGGCGGGATATTGTCGAATCCCTGCAGGGCGTTGAGCCAGTTATCGTTCAGGTCACGGAATTCCAACTTGTTCAAGTTGTAGCGCAGAGAGTCGTTCACAATATCGAACGTAATGTAGTCCCAGCGAACCACCTGACGTTCCTTGAAGACTTCGCGGCTAACAAGAGACTGATCGGAATCGAAACGGTAGCGGGCCTTGAACGTGTATTCACCCGTCATCTGGTAGCGACCAGAATCGGAGTAAGTGCGAGTAATACCGATTAGCGTATCGTTTGTGCCGAAGCGGAGTTCAGCATCGCGGAAAGCATGACCGTGAGCGATGATCGGAGTGCGCCAGACGCCCACCACCTGATCTTTCATGCGCTTCTGGAGCACAGTGTCGATGCGCCAGTGGTCGAAGTTGCTCTTGTCGTAGCGAGCGCGCTGCACGTACTTACCTGTCTGGACCAACTTGCGGACGCTGTCGGCCTGGACTTTCGCAAGGCTATCCGCGTTACGAGGACCGACCGCCGGTGCCACATGGTTCATTGAATCAAGCTTAGCCTGAATCATTTCATCGAGCGTTGCCGTAGCTCCACGCGGTGTGGCCACCACCTGGGATTCTACTTTAACGAGGTTTGCAGGTTGCGTTGCGGCAGGAGCCGTCTGTGCCAAAGGCATTCCTACGAAAGCCAAAGACAATAAAGAAATAATAATATGCTTATACATAGATACACTCATCATCGTAAATGTAGTTAAAGCGATATAAAAAAGGTAAGGTAAACATACAAAAAAAGGCTATCTTTGGACCATGTTCGGAAAAACACTCGACTATTCCCAGGTTCCTTCCCCCTGTTTTGTTCTTGACGAGGCCAGACTGCGCCATAATATGGAAATTCTGGACGATATCCAGAAGCGGGGAAACATAAAAATCATTTGCGCCTTAAAAGGTTACAGTTTTTGGCGTTCTTTCCCCCTCATCGGGCAATACCTAGCCGGTGCCACCGCCTCCAGTCTGAACGAAGCCAGACTCGCCAAGGAGGAAATGGGTAAAGAAGTCCATGTGTTCGCCCCCGTCTATGACGATGACGAAATCGACCAGATTCTCGCCTGCGCAGGCCACATTACCTTCAACAGCTTCAGCCAGTGGCAGCGTTTTAAAGACAAGACCCTCGCCGCAGGTGTAAGCGCAGGAATCCGCGTAAATCCGCAATTTTCGACAGTCGAGACCGACCTGTACAACCCGTGCGGCAAGTTTTCGAGACTCGGAGTCACCGAAAAAGAGTTCAAACCGGAACTGTTGGACGGCATCGAAGGGCTCCATTTTCACGCTCTCTGCGAACAGGACGCCGACGCATTGGAAGGCGTACTGAAGGCCTTCGAACAGCATTTCGGCAAGTACCTTCCGCAAATGAAATGGGTGAATTTCGGTGGCGGCCACCACATTACCCGTAAGGATTACCATCGCGAAGAACTGGTCCGCCTCCTGAACGACTTCCACAGCCGCTACCCGCACCTCACTGTTATCATGGAACCGGGTGAAGCAGTCGGCTGGCAGACGGGCGAACTGGTGGCGTCCGTCGGAGACATTGTTCACAACGAAATGGACATTGTCATACTGAACGTGTCAATCAGTGCACACATGCCGGACTGCCTCGAAATGCCGTACCGCCCCACCGTGACGGGCGCCGGCATGCCGGGTGAAAAGAAATTCACATACAAACTAGCAGGTAATTCCTGCTTGGCCGGCGACCAGCTCGGGGACTTTTCCTTTGACGAACCGCTCAAGGTGGGCGACAAGATTATCTTCGAAGACATGATCCATTATACGATGGTCAAGACCACGTTCTTCAACGGAGTTCGCCACCCGAGCATCGGCAAGTTCGACGAACAGGGCAAATTCCACTTGTTGCACAAGTTCACCTACGAGCAATTTAAAGAAAAGCTTTAAGCAGAAAAGGAGATGCCCGCCTACGCGGGCATGACAATAAAGCATCAATGATTTTTTCTAGCGAAGAAGAAACTTACAACTGGGCGGTTGAATTCGGACATAGCCTGAAACCGGGCGACAAGGTGGCTCTTTACGGCAACCTGGGCGCCGGCAAGACCGTCATCAGTCGCGGGGTCTGCAAAGGTCTCGGTTTCACGGGATCCGTCTGCTCCCCTACCTACACTATTCTTCACGAATACCCGAACAATCCGCCAATTTTCCACTTCGACCTTTACCGCCTGGACGGCGGCGCCGACTTGAATGAAGTCGGCCTCGATCCGGATTATCTGGAAAAAGGAATCAGCTTGATCGAATGGCCGGAACGCCTCGAAGACAACGACCCCGGTCTGACTCATAAAATTGAAATAAAAATCCTCTCGGAAACCGAGAGAGAAATTACAGTCACAAACCTTTAAAAACGAAAACCCGCCATTTAGGCGGGTTTTTCATTACCTCTATAAAAGGAACTTCAAGCTTACTTCTTAGCGGCGGCGGAATCGGCCACCGGTTCAGCAGCAGCGGCAGCCTTGGCAGCTTCCTTTGCGGCCTGGACTTCAGCAATCTTTACGATTTCATCCCATTCGCTCTTGTCGCCGGTATAAAGGAGCATGGCACCCTTGTATTCCGTCACGATCTTTGCAGCAGTAGCGGTGTCGCCCTTGTCCAAAGCGTCGTTTGCGTTTGCAAGCAAGTCCTTCTGGGCATTGCGCAAGTCTTCAATTTGACCCAAGCGGTTCTGACGGAGCACTTCGAGAGTGTCGCTCACGAATGCGAGATCCCACGTGGTCTCGTAGCAAGCTTCCACTTCGGCGAACTTGGATGCATCTTCGGTAGCGGCCACGTACAGGGCATCGCACTTGGCAAACGTTTCGGCGCAGGTGCGCTTGACGTGCTGGTAATACTGATAGCCTCCCACGATCAGGCCGATAATGACCAAGAGGAACACGCCGTCCTGCCAGCCCATAATCGGGCCCGACGGGAGTCTCGGCTTGCCGTTGACGGTATCGCCCGCTTCCAAGCGTTCTTCGGCTTCGTCAAAGGGGCTTTTTCCATTCAAGAAACTGAACATGTTCTACCTACTTTTTTATACCTATTTTTTGGTGAGGGCCGCAAAGACCCGTGCATATAAATAAATCTGCTTGACCAGGCTTGCAAAGCCATTCGAGCGCGTCGGCGAAAGTCCCACATTCAGGCCAATATCCTGGAAGAACTTCGGGTCCACGGCGAGAATATCTGCTGGAGCCATGTCGTTATAAATCTTGAGCGCCAAGGCACCGAGTCCGCGGCTAATCAGCGGGTTCGTGGTACCGCCTTCCACATCCATTTCAAAGTGGATTTTTGCGCCGTCAAAACTCGGAACCAGATACATGGTCGATGCACAACCCTGGATAATGAATTTTTCTGCCTTCAAGGCAGCGTTCATTCCCTTGTGGGCGCGAGCCAAATCCAAGAGGAATTTCCACTTGTCATCGGGGTCGCTAAAGCTTGCAAACTTTTCGCGAACTTCGCTTAAACGCGCATCCATTAATTCGCTCATAAACCTACCGCAAGAAGGAACGCATCTTCCAAATCACGGAAGGTGCAGCCCACAAAACATTAAAGAAAATACGGAACAGAGTCTGCTTTTCGCGCGGAAGCTTCGACAGCTTGAAAGCCGCACGGTCAAACTGCTTATCGCTGATTTTATTGAAACCGACTTTGGCGCGAGCCACCTGCAGGTGCTTTTTGCCGAGGGCAGCCATCCAGCGGTCAAAAGCCTTGGATTCAACGGCACTACGGTTTTCGTTCGGTTCGCCGAGCCATTCCTTGACCGATTCCGCGACAATCTTGCCGCACAAAAGCGATTCCACAATGCCCGAACGGCTAATGGGGTTCACGCAGCTAGCCGCATCGCCCGCTTTAAAGAGGCCGCACTTGGCCAAGGGCTTTGTAGACTGGCCGCAAGCAATCATGCCGCCATATACGGCCTTCACCTTTGCATTCGGGTAGTCACGGGCGATAAAGTCCAAAAGTTTCTTACGCAAGGATTCCTTGTGTTCGACATCCTTGCCGAGCACGAAACCGATATTTACCTCGACGCCGTCGCGCGGGAAAATCCAGCCGTAGCCCGCTTCGAATTCAGAACCAAAGAAGAGTTCAATGTGTTCCTTGCTATGTTCAATGCCTTCGGCCACCGCAAAAATAGCGGGTTCCAAATCGGTATCGCCCGATTCGATGCCTTCGAGACACTTGATTCCACGAGTCAGCTTGCAGCTCGGCCCCGATGCGTCGACAACGGCCTCGGCAGACAAGGTTACGATTTCGCCACCGACCGACACTGTAATATTCCAGCCCTCTTCGGTCTTTTCAAGTTTCTTGATAACCGCATCGTAATGGCATTCCACGCCTGCAGATACGCAGCCATCCGAAAGAGAATGGTGGAAACGGGCGCGGTCCAGAATCAAGCCGCAGTCCTTGCTATAAAATTCAGCACGGTAGCGCTTGGGCGAGGTAAAATAAATTCCGGAAAGAGTTCCACGGACAAAGGTATCGTCTACCGGCCAAAGGGAATTCAAGCGATCCTTAGATACAGCTTCGGCACAGAAAATGGGTTCTTTCCAGGGCTCTTTTTTGTCCAAAAGCAAAATCCGTCTAGTACCGGAGGTCAAGCGACCAAGGGTACAGGCAGCCATGAGACCGGCAGGACCGGCCCCGCAAACCACCACATCATATCGATTTGAGGTAAAATTTGCCATTTCGGGGAACAAATTAGCATTTATTTATAAAGTTTTTTTCTTTTTTATTGTTAATTGGCAATTTTTTTAGTTATTTTAGAGCTATCCGTTATTTGGTTTATCCTTAAAAGGGAATGTATATGAATATGAAGAGTGTATCGAAGTTCGGCCTGTGCCTGTTGAGCGCACTTGCCCTCAACGTTTATGCCCAAGACAACTGGGCCGGTAAAGACCTGAACGTATCTTTCAGTAACAAGCGTATTGACGGTTTCAACTTCAAAAATGCGAAAGCCGTCGCCCACACCACCGACTTCCGCCGTGCCACCGGTGAAGGTCCGAACTTCCAGGGCGCCAAGCTCAACGAAGTGTCTTTCCAGAACGCAGTGATTAACGGCGCAAACTTCGAAGGCGCCGACCTCACCAAGGCTACCATTAGTGGTGCCGACATCCGTAGCTCTTCGTTCGATGGCGCAAACATGGAAGAAGCC
This portion of the uncultured Fibrobacter sp. genome encodes:
- the tsaE gene encoding tRNA (adenosine(37)-N6)-threonylcarbamoyltransferase complex ATPase subunit type 1 TsaE, translated to MIFSSEEETYNWAVEFGHSLKPGDKVALYGNLGAGKTVISRGVCKGLGFTGSVCSPTYTILHEYPNNPPIFHFDLYRLDGGADLNEVGLDPDYLEKGISLIEWPERLEDNDPGLTHKIEIKILSETEREITVTNL
- a CDS encoding NAD(P)/FAD-dependent oxidoreductase: MANFTSNRYDVVVCGAGPAGLMAACTLGRLTSGTRRILLLDKKEPWKEPIFCAEAVSKDRLNSLWPVDDTFVRGTLSGIYFTSPKRYRAEFYSKDCGLILDRARFHHSLSDGCVSAGVECHYDAVIKKLEKTEEGWNITVSVGGEIVTLSAEAVVDASGPSCKLTRGIKCLEGIESGDTDLEPAIFAVAEGIEHSKEHIELFFGSEFEAGYGWIFPRDGVEVNIGFVLGKDVEHKESLRKKLLDFIARDYPNAKVKAVYGGMIACGQSTKPLAKCGLFKAGDAASCVNPISRSGIVESLLCGKIVAESVKEWLGEPNENRSAVESKAFDRWMAALGKKHLQVARAKVGFNKISDKQFDRAAFKLSKLPREKQTLFRIFFNVLWAAPSVIWKMRSFLR
- a CDS encoding ABC transporter ATP-binding protein, whose product is MNQSLNTVLLQCENLVIGYKQDKRSDAVGLVTPVDFELKAGEVVALLGENGSGKSTFLKTLCGLLQPVSGTVLLQGKSQWTARERAKFITLVRMGGVVCDRMNVSEFVGLGRMPYAGLFDGRSQEDERLVNESLALLEVEKFKDRWLTELSDGERSRVYLAQAVAQQVNVLLLDEPNAFMDIPRSRKLFTLLQKLAKERGMGILVSTHSVEYAEKYCDRIMVIEKGCARCERASDARAKGLLDWTEA
- a CDS encoding sigma-54-dependent Fis family transcriptional regulator is translated as MATINLFAKDNATSSFIQDVLSSVDYPVDTFREIPTAGAIPQVPLVIWDLDSFSTHNLQMLKALREKSPDTLILVYAEYPEQFGEISNKLYDSILSVESLKLHLMSQIAKLKDIHTARQIFRERMSHLVGKSQAMQQLRKTVERAIVHTGPVLIEGETGVGKELIARAVGCMYEKFITVNCSAIPENLFESELFGHTRGAFTGAQNERIGLFEAADGGAIFLDEIGDMPLHAQVKLLRVLQNKEIRPLGSNTTKHIDVRIIAATNRNLQQEIAEKRFREDLYYRLNVIPMQISPLRDRKEDIEDLANYFIQIYQGSGEKFTLSNAALHKLQEYNWPGNIRELENVIQRALCFTSAGALQPEDLHIDTVSPVSSAGTTKPNSNNPHASNSSDTPSENISAYENFRQMQLAQERDFLIKKIRECNGSVREAAQKLGLFRTALYNRLNHLGVNIKDL
- a CDS encoding SufE family protein — translated: MDARLSEVREKFASFSDPDDKWKFLLDLARAHKGMNAALKAEKFIIQGCASTMYLVPSFDGAKIHFEMDVEGGTTNPLISRGLGALALKIYNDMAPADILAVDPKFFQDIGLNVGLSPTRSNGFASLVKQIYLYARVFAALTKK
- the nspC gene encoding carboxynorspermidine decarboxylase, with amino-acid sequence MFGKTLDYSQVPSPCFVLDEARLRHNMEILDDIQKRGNIKIICALKGYSFWRSFPLIGQYLAGATASSLNEARLAKEEMGKEVHVFAPVYDDDEIDQILACAGHITFNSFSQWQRFKDKTLAAGVSAGIRVNPQFSTVETDLYNPCGKFSRLGVTEKEFKPELLDGIEGLHFHALCEQDADALEGVLKAFEQHFGKYLPQMKWVNFGGGHHITRKDYHREELVRLLNDFHSRYPHLTVIMEPGEAVGWQTGELVASVGDIVHNEMDIVILNVSISAHMPDCLEMPYRPTVTGAGMPGEKKFTYKLAGNSCLAGDQLGDFSFDEPLKVGDKIIFEDMIHYTMVKTTFFNGVRHPSIGKFDEQGKFHLLHKFTYEQFKEKL
- a CDS encoding iron ABC transporter permease, whose translation is MRGIDQRILVGFALLIALIAVLSYLTLFSGAVGLSWSDLSFNGSHYDSVETRIFWQIRVPRLVAAVLSGISLAVAGLSLQTLFRNPLAGPFVLGISSGASLGVALSLLAGFTFGHFGVLSGAAIGALVVTSIVMFVASRFENSTILLIVGLLMGYFIDALVSLLIMGSDAESLRVYVSWGMGSFGRLTIDGIWIFALCTVVGLVLVALSIRYLNAARMGDDFAKGLGVNVRQGRVMVLLGASLLAAASTAFCGPVAFVGIAVPHLSFMLFKTSNHRVLMPASALCGVVLCLAASQFSKFPLNAVLSLVGVPVVLWVIVRGGGLRR